The Acidimicrobiales bacterium nucleotide sequence ACGATGCGATGCGGCGTCGCCGAGGAGGTCCTCCTCGGCGGCAAGGGAGGCATCCTCGTCGGCATCCCGCAGATCCGCTCGCTCGAGCTCCTCGACCTGGTAGCGCAGGAGGTCGATCTCGCGTGCACGTGAACGCTCGTCGCCGCCGAGGGCAGCGAGGTCGGCGTCGATCTCCGCCACCCGGGCACGAGCCTGCTCCAGCTCGGCGAGGTCGACGCCGCCGAAGCGGTCCAGCGCCCGGCGTTGGGTGGACACCGAGAGGAGCGCCTGGTGGTCGTGCTGGCCGTGCAGGTCGACCAGCCCCGCTCCGAGCTCGGCGAGGGCAGCCACAGGTGCCAGACGGCCATCGACGTAGGCGCGGGACCTGCCCGTGGCAGGGACGACGCGCGCCAGCACGACCTCGTCCCCTGCCGCGTCGACGAAGCGGCCCTCCACCCTGGCCTCTTCCGCACCGGGACGCACCACCCCCACATCGGCCCGACCGCCGACGAGCAGCTCGATGGCCGTGACGACGAGGGTCTTGCCGGCACCGGTCTCGCCCGTCACCGCAGTCATCCCCGGGCCGAGGACGAGCGACAGCCGGGCGATGACCCCGAGGTCCTCCACGACCAGCTCGGTCAGCACCGGGTCCCTCCCTGCCCGCTCACCGGTCGTTGAGCCCGAACTTGGCCTTCAAGATCTCAAGGAAGCTCCGCGGCTCGAAGCGCACCAGGCGCGCCGGATAGGCGGCTGCGGTGCACTCGATGGCATCACCCTCCTCGAGGAGCCCGAGGCTCCGCCCGTCGACCGAGAGGCTGGCCGGGCGGTCGGCGACGACCTCGAGGCGGACCGTCGAGGTCGGGGGCAGGACCAGGGAGCGGTCGAAGAGCATGTGCGGGGCCACGGGCGTCAGCAGCAGGGCCGTGTGGTCGGGCGACATGATCGGCCCACCCGCCGACCAGGCGTAGGCCGTGGAGCCCGTGGGCGTGGCGATGATGATCCCGTCAGTGTGGTACGTGGTGAACCGCTCGCCGTCGACCGACACCAGGACGCGCACGATCTGGCCGGTCGGGGTCTTGCTGAGCACAGCCTCGTTGAGCGCCGGGTACGAGGAGGACCCGAGCTCGGCGCTGGACGGCGCATCGACGCGAACCACCATGCGCATGCGCTCTTGCACATCGTAGGAACCGGAGAGGAAGCGCTCGAGGGCAGGGAGCACCTGGGCTGGCTCGATCTCGGTGAGGTAACCGAGGTTCCCGAGGTTGACCCCGATGACGGGCACCTCGCCGTCGGCCACCAGGTCGACGGTGCGCAACATGGTCCCGTCACCCCCGAGGCTGATGGCCACGTCGAGGCCGGGGACGAGCTCGTCGGACGGCGCCGCGTGCTCGTCGAGGCCGGCGATCGCCGCCTCCTCGGCGCTGAGGCGCACCTCGTGGCCACGCTCGGCCAGCCAACGGGCGATCTGCCCCGCGAGCGCCCCGGCCTCGGTCCGGCCGTGGTGGAGCACGATCCCGACGACGGCCAACTCAGGCCCCGAACCGGGAGACGGCGTCGGCCACGACCGCGTCGAGGTCGACGTCGACAGCCGTCGGCGAGGCGGCATCGGTGCCGGGGGTGGCCGCGACGAGGTGGACGAGGAACTCGACGTTGCCCTCCGCCCCGGTGAGCGGGGAGACCATGGCGTCCATCATGGTCGCGCCAGCCCCCGCGACGGCGACAGCGACCTCATCGAGCACCCGTCGCCACACCGCCGGGTCGCGCACCACCCCCCGACCCTTGCTGACCTCCGCCCGCCCCGCCTCGAACTGCGGCTTCACCAGGGCGACCACGTCGGCTCCCGGGGACGCCACGGCGAGGAGCGCAGGGAGGACGGTCGCGAGCGAGATGAACGACAGGTCGGCC carries:
- a CDS encoding NAD(+)/NADH kinase, whose translation is MAVVGIVLHHGRTEAGALAGQIARWLAERGHEVRLSAEEAAIAGLDEHAAPSDELVPGLDVAISLGGDGTMLRTVDLVADGEVPVIGVNLGNLGYLTEIEPAQVLPALERFLSGSYDVQERMRMVVRVDAPSSAELGSSSYPALNEAVLSKTPTGQIVRVLVSVDGERFTTYHTDGIIIATPTGSTAYAWSAGGPIMSPDHTALLLTPVAPHMLFDRSLVLPPTSTVRLEVVADRPASLSVDGRSLGLLEEGDAIECTAAAYPARLVRFEPRSFLEILKAKFGLNDR